In Campylobacter sp. 2014D-0216, the following proteins share a genomic window:
- the neuC gene encoding UDP-N-acetylglucosamine 2-epimerase has protein sequence MMSRKICVVSGTRAEWYLLKRLCECIDQDDELTLQLVVTAAHLSKDFGFTYQEIEKEFKIDKKIPILLSNDDKISICKSMGLLQISLCEAFEELKPDMVVILGDRYEMLSCASTCLLMQIPLAHLCGGELTLGAIDDSIRHAISKMAHLHFVSTQNYANRILQLGESKEKVFNVGSLGGENIKNMIFLSKNELQKELNLTFNKNIYLITYHPQTIQTTSVEEEVRLLLGFLDSLENSTLIFTKANADENGLFINKLLEKYCTKQSHKARLFDNLGSKRYLSLMKISSMLIGNSSSGICESPFFKIPCINIGNRQEGRIFADNIINCDIYHLKQAFLYANTKEYQEKLKNFTNPFECKEDNTSVMIKDVIKNISLEKILYKKFVDI, from the coding sequence TTGATGAGTAGAAAAATTTGTGTTGTTAGTGGTACTAGAGCCGAGTGGTATTTACTAAAAAGACTGTGTGAATGTATAGATCAAGATGATGAATTAACACTGCAACTTGTTGTTACAGCAGCTCACTTGAGTAAAGATTTTGGCTTTACTTACCAAGAAATTGAAAAAGAATTTAAAATTGATAAAAAAATCCCAATATTGCTATCTAATGATGATAAAATAAGTATTTGTAAAAGCATGGGGCTTTTGCAAATTTCACTTTGTGAAGCTTTTGAAGAGTTAAAACCTGATATGGTAGTAATATTAGGTGATCGATATGAAATGCTCTCTTGTGCTAGCACCTGCTTGCTTATGCAAATCCCTTTAGCGCATCTTTGTGGAGGTGAGCTTACTTTGGGGGCCATTGATGATAGTATAAGACATGCTATTAGTAAAATGGCACATTTGCATTTTGTAAGCACACAAAATTATGCAAATAGGATTTTACAGCTTGGAGAAAGTAAGGAGAAGGTTTTTAATGTGGGGTCTTTAGGAGGAGAAAACATTAAAAATATGATTTTTTTAAGTAAAAATGAATTACAAAAAGAATTAAATTTAACCTTTAATAAAAATATATATTTAATAACCTATCATCCTCAAACAATACAAACAACAAGTGTAGAAGAAGAAGTGAGATTACTGCTTGGTTTTTTAGATAGTTTGGAGAATTCTACTTTGATTTTCACTAAAGCAAATGCTGATGAAAATGGTTTGTTTATTAATAAGCTTTTAGAAAAATACTGCACAAAACAATCTCACAAGGCACGGTTGTTTGACAATTTAGGCTCTAAAAGATACTTGAGTTTGATGAAAATATCAAGCATGTTAATAGGGAATAGTTCTAGTGGAATTTGCGAAAGTCCTTTTTTTAAAATTCCTTGTATTAATATAGGCAATAGACAAGAAGGGAGAATCTTTGCAGATAATATCATAAATTGTGATATTTATCATTTAAAACAAGCATTTTTGTATGCTAACACCAAAGAGTATCAAGAAAAACTAAAAAATTTTACCAATCCTTTTGAATGCAAAGAAGATAATACAAGTGTGATGATAAAAGATGTCATAAAAAACATATCTTTGGAAAAAATTTTATATAAAAAATTCGTGGATATATAA
- a CDS encoding nucleotidyltransferase family protein: MSIDKLKLAKNASIQEALKIIGNERVRIALVVENNKFLGVISDSNIRRALLNGQKLEDSIETIYTKNSLTIKENTSKEYLLKLASQTDIYDFPVLNDNNEVIAIKSIASVLKEKSFENEVVLMVGGLGSRLGELTKDTPKPMLKVGKKPILENIVLNFKEQGFKKFIFCVNYKKEVICDYFQDGKNLGVEITYIKEKQKLGTAGALSLVQDIKNTFIVMNGDILTKLDFEKLIKEHKKSKAVMSVVLREFEHQIPYGVVKVFNQYIEDIEEKPVQKFLVSAGIYVLEPEVLKYIDKNTYFDMPNLIKSLLGQKLKINSYLLEDYWIDIGRLEEYEKAIVDFQ; encoded by the coding sequence ATGAGTATTGATAAATTAAAACTTGCTAAGAATGCAAGTATACAAGAGGCTTTAAAAATCATAGGCAATGAACGTGTCAGAATAGCTTTGGTGGTAGAAAATAATAAATTTTTAGGTGTAATTAGTGATTCAAACATTAGAAGAGCTTTGCTCAATGGTCAAAAGCTTGAAGACAGCATAGAGACAATTTATACTAAAAATTCTTTAACTATAAAAGAAAATACAAGCAAAGAGTATCTTTTAAAATTAGCTAGTCAAACAGATATTTATGATTTTCCAGTTTTAAATGATAATAATGAAGTCATAGCTATAAAGTCAATTGCTTCAGTGCTTAAAGAGAAAAGCTTTGAAAATGAAGTGGTGTTAATGGTGGGTGGTCTTGGAAGTAGATTGGGTGAGCTTACCAAAGATACTCCAAAACCCATGTTAAAAGTAGGAAAAAAACCTATACTTGAAAATATTGTTTTAAATTTTAAAGAGCAGGGTTTTAAAAAATTTATATTTTGCGTAAATTATAAAAAAGAAGTTATTTGTGATTATTTTCAAGATGGTAAGAATTTGGGAGTTGAAATCACTTATATTAAAGAAAAACAAAAGCTTGGAACTGCCGGAGCTTTGTCTTTGGTGCAAGATATAAAAAACACTTTCATTGTGATGAATGGAGATATTTTAACTAAACTTGATTTTGAAAAGCTTATTAAAGAGCATAAAAAAAGTAAAGCGGTGATGAGTGTAGTACTTAGAGAATTTGAGCACCAAATTCCTTACGGTGTTGTGAAAGTTTTTAATCAATACATAGAAGATATCGAAGAAAAGCCTGTACAAAAATTTTTAGTGAGTGCTGGAATTTATGTATTAGAACCAGAGGTTTTAAAGTATATTGATAAAAACACATATTTTGATATGCCAAATTTAATAAAGTCTTTGCTAGGGCAAAAGTTAAAAATTAATTCTTATTTGTTAGAAGATTATTGGATTGATATAGGTAGGCTTGAAGAGTATGAAAAAGCAATAGTGGATTTTCAATGA
- a CDS encoding Gfo/Idh/MocA family protein, whose product MKALIIGYGSIGRKHHLALECLGFKVSIVSKSYDKNKIECFKELYEANLETFDLFVIANITVDHYRTLKAIDSKVENKTILVEKPLFETFKTCHLSGKNDIFVAYLLRFHPLILDLKKIISQEPHIYFAELNCSSYLPNWRDCDYRFNYSAKKELGGGVLLDLSHEIDLAFFMFDKPQLLYAQNLKISELEINSDDFAFMSLKSKDSLIHIKLDYFSKLTKREIILHSHTKTYHADLINNKLHIYDKNALLETKEYQSDTNKVLTNLHKKVLKRDNSVCKFNEALEVLRLSDEVKRRVNG is encoded by the coding sequence ATGAAAGCATTAATTATTGGGTATGGTAGTATAGGAAGAAAACATCATTTGGCTTTAGAGTGTTTGGGGTTTAAGGTAAGTATTGTCTCAAAAAGTTATGATAAAAATAAAATTGAGTGTTTTAAAGAACTATATGAGGCAAATTTGGAAACTTTTGATTTATTTGTGATTGCAAATATCACAGTTGATCATTATCGCACTTTAAAAGCGATTGATAGTAAAGTAGAAAATAAAACTATTTTGGTAGAAAAACCTCTTTTTGAAACTTTTAAAACTTGTCATTTAAGTGGTAAAAATGATATTTTCGTAGCTTATTTATTGCGTTTTCATCCTTTGATTTTGGATTTAAAAAAAATTATATCACAAGAACCTCATATCTATTTCGCAGAATTAAACTGCTCTTCTTATTTGCCAAATTGGAGAGATTGTGATTATCGGTTTAATTATAGCGCTAAAAAAGAGTTAGGTGGAGGTGTATTGTTGGATTTATCACACGAGATAGATTTGGCATTTTTTATGTTTGATAAACCACAACTTCTTTATGCGCAAAATTTAAAAATTTCAGAACTTGAGATCAATAGTGATGATTTTGCGTTTATGTCCTTAAAATCAAAAGATAGTTTGATACATATTAAACTTGATTATTTTTCCAAATTAACCAAAAGAGAGATTATATTGCATTCGCATACAAAAACCTATCATGCAGATTTGATTAACAATAAATTACATATATATGATAAAAATGCTTTGTTAGAAACAAAAGAATATCAAAGTGATACAAATAAAGTGTTGACCAATCTTCATAAAAAAGTTTTAAAAAGAGATAATAGTGTTTGCAAATTTAATGAAGCTTTAGAAGTTTTAAGGTTGAGTGATGAGGTTAAAAGGAGAGTAAATGGGTGA